The region tttatttaatcaaaaaaacatataagtTCCATAACCATTTATTTTGGCTGTgatctatttttttaacacaAATGGAAATGTATAAAGTTTAGTTAAATGCATGTATTTGCTTCCATGTAGAATGCCAACCTTTCTGcgtacattttttatgcaaCTGTTTCAAAGACAACATTTtgatacaaatataaaatatataattatactaatataataatatagataaaaattataaaaaattataaaatatatacataaaatgcataaatattttttaaatgtgcTTGAAACGGTGAAGCACTCAATACTATCACTGTTTCAttttactatatttttatttttaaaatataatatcaaTTTTCATCTTAAATCATTCCTTTTTATTACAAACATCAGTACAATATTTGCTGGtattatacttttatatatttttttccattcgTGAACTGTATTTTTCTATAGTATGCGtgcaatataaaaattatttatatgcatatataaaatgatatatacatttattgcattattgtaatttttatattaattttaacaataataattattatttacaatGTAATAAcagtttttttaatataaaagtattatatattatttaccCTTGGTAGAATTAAACAAAACATTATaaacttttaaaattataaacaaatacataattaacaaaaagaaaacaaaatacTATTTCAGGGGGAAAGGCATTCATTAGTGTATTTCAAAAAGTTacaagataaaaataattttttctttttttatcaaaatatattaaaattttggaactattttttactttgtttattattacataagGTCAcggataataaaatattaatttttcttttaaaagaaaaaaacacacaaaaaatattatgcaCACGGCTAATCAAAGGAatacatttaatatatgagAACTTAAGACATGTAAATATGTCGTATCCATATAATACAGAATTTTTTGTTCGTTACCCAAAATTTAAAGAGAGAGATGAAAAAGATAGAACTACCGATCCTAGAATAGAactagaaaaaaaatgcgaAGTAAAATGTGTACGTCCAGtgaatgaatataaaaattgcgTAACCAGAGTGAAGGCTAGAACTGACAATAAAGGAAATTGCCTAGGCCAGTATGAAgagttatatatttgtattgaCCATTGTGTGGCGAAGGATCTGTTTAATTACTTAGTCTAGGATTGGCTTAGCACATACATACTATATACgtgtatgtatgtatgtgTGCACATATCTAATTGTTCcatttctaaaaaaatgtataataaaatccTTATAGttccattttatatttaaaatgtttttttcaaaaagctttatgattttatatttttatatcgatttatatattttttttttttaaacaaatgaaaatacTTGCAtatagttaaaaaaattatgtatcTATTACTTGTGGTAATATACACACGAAAATTGTCACATATAAATCCATGCAATCTAACATGGATATATGCATAGAcacatatgcatatttatgaGTAGCAGATAAATGTGTATgtcgaaaaaaaatacatttgtTACAATATATGTGAAAGaaataatcaaaaaataatacaatgTGCAAAAgcatacaaatatatagcATATTATGCACacaataatgataaattattCATAGATAAAACTCGGAGGGTTCATTAAATGAGCATAAAGGGTGTAGCGGAATTCGATGGAAAATaactaaataaataaatatataaataaataaaataagtgAATGAATGAAAATGTTAGTTCAAATTTACACATTTCTACATTTATGAGTTGCCAAATGAATAACCAAAGAAAATTCACAAAATGGAtgacatttttataaacgAAACAGTTGAACTAAGTTCGCTTATAGAACAATACATACGGGATGGTTtgtcataatttttatcgtcaaaattataattgaCATAATCAATAATGCATTCGATATTTtgttctttattattttcagaTAACAATAAAGATAACTTATCATTGTTAATCATgctatttttatcatttatttgagatgataatatttcattttttttattttttgaagaTACATCAACattttgatttaaattattattatatatatatccaacattgttattattattaccatTAGTATTAACATTActgtgtatattttttttttgaactCTTCCTTTTAAGCCCCTTTGAATATGTTTTGATGCaattgatttatttatccTATGAATTGTcgaatttatattattttttttttctaaaatattacttttattattttcatttatatataatctttttaaaaagtcataaaaatatttttcatattttggTTTAATAATCACCTCTTTTTCTTCTGattcaaatattatatctattaattttaaaacctttttttcatttagtTTACTGCTAAAACGTTTCAACAGCCAAACTGCTTTATTAAATAACTGTTcacatttttcaaataatgtaactaattttttattaaacattattttatatctttttttataaatccTTTTAATATCTGACGAAAAGTTTGTATCACTATAtggcattttttttttctttttctcaGGTTCagtataataatttttaaagtaattttcttctttattaatattaaaataatttctattattttcgtTTTGTTCATTGTATACTATATCCATATACACGCTGCTACCTTTTTCTGACTCGTTCAggttttcatatttatcaaTACTGTTactttcattttcatcatttccAACAAACGTGTGTACATTCGTTCCCTTAGAATCATTCTCATACTTTTCCGATACTACAAAATCATGTCTCAAAGGGCAACCCAACATATTATTGTTGCTATTACTGCTGAACCTGATAATCCTAGCTGGATAGTTTGAAGAGCTCGTTTTGTAATTTCTCACAAAAGAAGAATGATCAAAACTATAATAATTcgattttttgtttaacaTGAATGATTTGTTACTTTCATCTATAAGTagctttaaaaaattatttgaatttttttttttatgcattctttttataatattaaacatTTTTGTAAGTATATcctgtatttttttaatataaataaattttgaattcataatagtattaatataagaaataaaaaaagctTTGTATGTACACTCTAATAAATCTAATATACTCAAATTCAATAAATTATCTAAGTTTAATTCTCcaacaaaaaatgtattaaaagGACATTTGAtatcttttatataattataattttcttttacaTAATCAAACATTACCTTTAAATAATCACTCtctttataatatttcattttaatttctttatatatattttttaaataatttgtatcaatattaataaaataactattttttatacatttataacaatattttaacaCATTATGTGATGAATATATCCTTTTTcctatatttaatttataccATTTTATGAAATCTTCAAAAGTTACAAGATCGATATTTTCATCACaatgttttaatatatcataaatCAATGTTATCATATCGTCTTGActatttactttttttgttatagCATTGTTTTtagttataaataattcaatattatttaaaggatatggaaaaaaattcgatattattgtattttccataaaacatattcgattatttttgttaaaactTTCCAACATTAATGGCTTACGTATTTcgtttatatgttttatatttttattttcaactCCAAAAACATTTGTCTTATTTCTACTATATCTACCTctaaaattatcatttttttcaattttattattgataACATCATTTTCTACACTTtgcctttttttttcatttcctATATCAATAACATcaacattttttgtaaatgaTTCGGTACTTTCTTTTATACTTAAGAAACTTTCGTTAATATAACTTATGTTATCATTGGATGATGATATTGAATtgacatttttatttctattattagaaaaacCATTTGATAGGTTCGGTGCAATTATTAGCGATTCTGTAGATGTCGTATTTTCtgttaaattaatattttcagaTGAAGTTTTCATTTCACATGAATAGAATACATTTGCTTCTGAATTCTCCATTTTAGTAAAATGAGAAGTTATATTACTAACtccatttatataataatttggaTAGAAATCTGAATAtgcttcattttttctcttattttgaatttgactttgattttctttttgtatGTCAATTTGATTAGCACTAGGggatatttttaattctttttttttgttaagtTTTGTTCTCATTTCATTAATCTTATATTGTTgtattgatatatttaaagcTTTTATACATTGCGATAATATTGAACAAGAATaggaataaatatttaaaggtccatatgataaatacaaataatcattatatatatattcattattttcatatttatttcttatattatcaaaaaattgattccaaatataataaaaagtttttatattacttGAATGactaattaaataaaaaaataaaattgaaattttttcttcatgatgacataaaaaatatttttctttaattaataaaaaatcttTAACAAGTTTTTGAATTCTTGCATTTTcgagtttttttttcttt is a window of Plasmodium berghei ANKA genome assembly, chromosome: 10 DNA encoding:
- a CDS encoding cytochrome b-c1 complex subunit 6, putative, which translates into the protein MSYPYNTEFFVRYPKFKERDEKDRTTDPRIELEKKCEVKCVRPVNEYKNCVTRVKARTDNKGNCLGQYEELYICIDHCVAKDLFNYLV